One genomic region from Uloborus diversus isolate 005 chromosome 2, Udiv.v.3.1, whole genome shotgun sequence encodes:
- the LOC129217448 gene encoding protein regulator of cytokinesis 1-like isoform X1, which produces MEFLSAKIMEKNIENIESEMLSVVMNNMKKLYSIWDQIGLSQEKKNNRCEKAWEYITQLSEDIYNEENATYNSLLLRIKDLWQEVSELSKQLLVPCDEEIQGLLLEKEEILRKKWNDLRQQKEERIKKYQELHAVQLKFCQLIGWKPLELCSKSTVPSLNDISKIEQYVSTLKTERNVRFQRLCSAKRELTTILEVTEIQPETPLEKKIFCCSENDIFLSDESLKSLEEVVKKVKSKQADMEKEKMTLLKKLSDLWGRLEISESEKNDFLAEHNDYKASTLQSIKEEIDRCEEVKRKNLKTYICNLREELKSLWKTCFTSDEKKKNFTFFELDDFSEESLQAHESEVEKWRIFSAKIESIRKKIEKRDKLWDLLIVLENKERDPNRYQNRRGNLLKEEREKKKLAKDLPALENEIFLAIQKFENENETKFLYHGENYQASVEKQRQERKIEKENEKALRWKKRMLQVENEATLGTPSVKRTLCSVPRSAPSKLLKSSIGVAVYRTPLVPTTRNSPRTVGKKSTKVRLTSVKNCLNFCDQKEVFKETEDNIPLPASEDMTTFSAFRASLNKTSRHQCRSSILTSRKIVGTRISVSNRNKQRNINKSSRKSIRESVLEKS; this is translated from the exons atggaatttcttAG tgctaaaattatggaaaaaaacatagaaaatattGAGTCTGAAATGCTTTCCGTAGTAATGAATAATATGAAGAAACTTTATTCAATTTGGGATCAGATCGGTTTAtcccaagagaaaaaaaataaccgtTGTGAAAAGGCCTGGGAATATATCACTCAACTCTCTGAAGACATATATAATGAAGAAAATGCTACTTACAATAGCCTATTGTTACGAATCAAAGATTTGTGGCAAGAAGTTTCTGAACTCTCCAAACAGCTTCTGGTCCCGTGTGATGAAGAAATCCAAGGATTGTTGCTTGAGAAAGAAGAAATCTTGAGAAAGAAATGGAATGATCTGAGAcaacaaaaagaagaaagaattaaaaaatatcaagaacTCCATGCGGTACAACTGAAATTTTGCCAACTTATAGGATGGAAACCCTTAGAATTATGCTCTAAATCTACAGTTCCTAGTCTGAATGACATATCTAAGATCGAGCAGTATGTTTCTActttaaaaacagaaagaaatgtTCGGTTTCAAAGATTATGTTCGGCAAAGAGAGAACTTACGACTATTTTAGAAGTCACAGAGATACAACCAGAAACGCCTCTggagaaaaaaattttctgctgcagtgaaaatgatatttttctttctgaTGAATCACTTAAAAGTTTGGAAGAAGTcgtgaaaaaagttaaaagcaagcAAGCAGacatggaaaaggaaaaaatgaccTTGCTAAAGAAATTGAGTGACCTTTGGGGAAGATTAGAAATTTCAGAGAgtgaaaaaaatgactttttagcTGAACATAATGATTATAAAGCTTCAACATTGCAGTCTATTAAGGAAGAAATTGACAGGTGTGAAGAAGTGAAGAGGAAAAACTTGAAGACATATATTTGTAATTTAAGAGAAGAGTTAAAGTCACTTTGGAAAACCTGTTTCACTtctgatgaaaaaaagaaaaactttacctTTTTCGAGTTGGATGATTTTTCGGAAGAGAGTTTACAAGCACATGAATCAGAAGTAGAAAAGTGGCGaattttttctgctaaaattgaaagtataagaaaaaaaattgaaaagcggGATAAACTGTGGGATCTCTTGATAGTGTTGGAAAATAAGGAAAGAGATCCTAATAGATATCAAAATCGCAGGggaaatcttttaaaagaagaaagagaaaaaaagaaactggcaAAAGACCTTCCTgctcttgaaaatgaaatatttttagccaTACAgaagtttgaaaatgaaaatgaaactaaatttcTTTATCATGGAGAAAATTACCAGGCTTCAGTTGAAAAACAGCGGCaagaaaggaaaattgaaaaagagAATGAGAAGGCATTGAGGTGGAAGAAACGTATGCTACAGGTAGAAAATGAAGCAACATTAGGGACTCCCAGTGTTAAAAGAACTCTCTGTTCTGTTCCTAGATCTGCACCTAGTAAACTTTTGAAATCTTCAATAGGTGTAGCAGTGTATCGAACTCCCCTTGTGCCTACTACTCGAAATAGTCCCCGGACTGTTGGTAAGAAAAGTACCAAAGTAAGGCTAACTTCTGTGAAAAATTGCCTTAATTTCTGCGACCAAAAAGAAGTTTTCAAAGAAACTGAAGACAATATTCCATTACCTGCGAGCGAAGACATGACGACATTTTCAGCATTTAGAGCTTCATTGAACAAAACCTCCAGGCACCAATGCCGCAGTTCAATTCTAACATCAAGAAAAATCGTAGGCACGCGTATTTCAGTTAGTAACAGAAATAAACAACGAAATATAAATAAATCTTCTCGCAAATCTATTAGAGAAAGTGTGTTGGAGAAAAGTTAA
- the LOC129217448 gene encoding protein regulator of cytokinesis 1-like isoform X2: MEKNIENIESEMLSVVMNNMKKLYSIWDQIGLSQEKKNNRCEKAWEYITQLSEDIYNEENATYNSLLLRIKDLWQEVSELSKQLLVPCDEEIQGLLLEKEEILRKKWNDLRQQKEERIKKYQELHAVQLKFCQLIGWKPLELCSKSTVPSLNDISKIEQYVSTLKTERNVRFQRLCSAKRELTTILEVTEIQPETPLEKKIFCCSENDIFLSDESLKSLEEVVKKVKSKQADMEKEKMTLLKKLSDLWGRLEISESEKNDFLAEHNDYKASTLQSIKEEIDRCEEVKRKNLKTYICNLREELKSLWKTCFTSDEKKKNFTFFELDDFSEESLQAHESEVEKWRIFSAKIESIRKKIEKRDKLWDLLIVLENKERDPNRYQNRRGNLLKEEREKKKLAKDLPALENEIFLAIQKFENENETKFLYHGENYQASVEKQRQERKIEKENEKALRWKKRMLQVENEATLGTPSVKRTLCSVPRSAPSKLLKSSIGVAVYRTPLVPTTRNSPRTVGKKSTKVRLTSVKNCLNFCDQKEVFKETEDNIPLPASEDMTTFSAFRASLNKTSRHQCRSSILTSRKIVGTRISVSNRNKQRNINKSSRKSIRESVLEKS; this comes from the coding sequence atggaaaaaaacatagaaaatattGAGTCTGAAATGCTTTCCGTAGTAATGAATAATATGAAGAAACTTTATTCAATTTGGGATCAGATCGGTTTAtcccaagagaaaaaaaataaccgtTGTGAAAAGGCCTGGGAATATATCACTCAACTCTCTGAAGACATATATAATGAAGAAAATGCTACTTACAATAGCCTATTGTTACGAATCAAAGATTTGTGGCAAGAAGTTTCTGAACTCTCCAAACAGCTTCTGGTCCCGTGTGATGAAGAAATCCAAGGATTGTTGCTTGAGAAAGAAGAAATCTTGAGAAAGAAATGGAATGATCTGAGAcaacaaaaagaagaaagaattaaaaaatatcaagaacTCCATGCGGTACAACTGAAATTTTGCCAACTTATAGGATGGAAACCCTTAGAATTATGCTCTAAATCTACAGTTCCTAGTCTGAATGACATATCTAAGATCGAGCAGTATGTTTCTActttaaaaacagaaagaaatgtTCGGTTTCAAAGATTATGTTCGGCAAAGAGAGAACTTACGACTATTTTAGAAGTCACAGAGATACAACCAGAAACGCCTCTggagaaaaaaattttctgctgcagtgaaaatgatatttttctttctgaTGAATCACTTAAAAGTTTGGAAGAAGTcgtgaaaaaagttaaaagcaagcAAGCAGacatggaaaaggaaaaaatgaccTTGCTAAAGAAATTGAGTGACCTTTGGGGAAGATTAGAAATTTCAGAGAgtgaaaaaaatgactttttagcTGAACATAATGATTATAAAGCTTCAACATTGCAGTCTATTAAGGAAGAAATTGACAGGTGTGAAGAAGTGAAGAGGAAAAACTTGAAGACATATATTTGTAATTTAAGAGAAGAGTTAAAGTCACTTTGGAAAACCTGTTTCACTtctgatgaaaaaaagaaaaactttacctTTTTCGAGTTGGATGATTTTTCGGAAGAGAGTTTACAAGCACATGAATCAGAAGTAGAAAAGTGGCGaattttttctgctaaaattgaaagtataagaaaaaaaattgaaaagcggGATAAACTGTGGGATCTCTTGATAGTGTTGGAAAATAAGGAAAGAGATCCTAATAGATATCAAAATCGCAGGggaaatcttttaaaagaagaaagagaaaaaaagaaactggcaAAAGACCTTCCTgctcttgaaaatgaaatatttttagccaTACAgaagtttgaaaatgaaaatgaaactaaatttcTTTATCATGGAGAAAATTACCAGGCTTCAGTTGAAAAACAGCGGCaagaaaggaaaattgaaaaagagAATGAGAAGGCATTGAGGTGGAAGAAACGTATGCTACAGGTAGAAAATGAAGCAACATTAGGGACTCCCAGTGTTAAAAGAACTCTCTGTTCTGTTCCTAGATCTGCACCTAGTAAACTTTTGAAATCTTCAATAGGTGTAGCAGTGTATCGAACTCCCCTTGTGCCTACTACTCGAAATAGTCCCCGGACTGTTGGTAAGAAAAGTACCAAAGTAAGGCTAACTTCTGTGAAAAATTGCCTTAATTTCTGCGACCAAAAAGAAGTTTTCAAAGAAACTGAAGACAATATTCCATTACCTGCGAGCGAAGACATGACGACATTTTCAGCATTTAGAGCTTCATTGAACAAAACCTCCAGGCACCAATGCCGCAGTTCAATTCTAACATCAAGAAAAATCGTAGGCACGCGTATTTCAGTTAGTAACAGAAATAAACAACGAAATATAAATAAATCTTCTCGCAAATCTATTAGAGAAAGTGTGTTGGAGAAAAGTTAA